The following proteins are co-located in the Anas platyrhynchos isolate ZD024472 breed Pekin duck chromosome 1, IASCAAS_PekinDuck_T2T, whole genome shotgun sequence genome:
- the C1H3orf52 gene encoding TPA-induced transmembrane protein, whose amino-acid sequence MSWLRACFIDRGSRTETEAMKRQSSNQEHEVIELQELNGEESEVDHKKPLHSSAAAMSKERDQWKSCRKVIFWKCELWMVLTTIFVVLFLVILISLVLYSNVYTDEDDYWDADALLQSGNYHNFSGKFKLMCSLPHLFIDDITKKLTDVYSSSPALGRYFRSAQVVHFSNESSTVFYQLEFSVPPSAEGFMENLMDPDFIRNILRQNIYDEEDTFYPGTSECNTLKLDPDSLT is encoded by the exons ATGAGTTGGCTCCGTGCTTGCTTCATAGACAGAGGTTCTCGCACTGAGACAGAAGCTATGAAAAGGCAAAGCTCTAATCAGGAACATGAAGTTATTGAATTACAAGAACTTAATGGGGAAGAAAGCGAAGTTGATCACAAGAAGCCTCTACATTCTTCAGCAGCTGCGATGAGCAAG GAGAGAGATCAGTGGAAATCATGtagaaaagtcattttttgGAAGTGTGAACTATGGATGGTTTTAACTACAATTTTTGTAGTATTGTTCCTGGTCATTCTCATCAGCCTAGTTCTATATTCTA ATGTTTACACAGATGAGGATGACTATTGGGATGCTGATGCACTACTACAGAGTGGAAATTATCACAATTTTTCTGGAAAGTTCAAATTAATGTGTAGTCTTCCACACCTTTTTATCGATGACATTACTAAGAAG ttAACGGATGTCTACAGTTCATCTCCTGCTCTAGGACGCTACTTTAGGTCAGCTCAAGTGGTTCATTTCAG caatGAAAGCTCCACTGTATTTTACCAGCTAGAGTTCTCTGTACCGCCATCAGCGGAGGGGTTTATGGAAAATTTAATGGACCCAGATTTTATAAGAAACATTCTACGTCAGAATATTTATGATGAAGAAGATACTTTTTATCCTGGGACGTCTGAATGTAACACGTTAAAGCTTGACCCAGATTCTCTCACATAA
- the LOC101798037 gene encoding OX-2 membrane glycoprotein isoform X1: MSQWWGYISNEGRWWTPCFSDRGMSRAQPPGRAAKASTLSHYLGRARRAAVGLSWGERKQTGDCGSSAQLQDARQGSVQVTHRKVQSVQAGGNVTFSCKLTTNEDVIQVTWQKEIDGAEGNIATYSTINGQKIAKDYDSHVSFADSGLQTSAISLHRVTLQDEGCYRCIFNTFPSGAITGRMCLKVYAISDPKVEAKFIPSPDIAEDSKKVVGMSCSATGKPAPKIYWRLPSILLQKPREYHVRLGNQTVTVISNFTHTDSKIIQEYPIACVIQHPSLNVTLDLPMDSLAQGQDSSMAPSVAIVMGVMVPLISLLLLACFLCCCLRHLHDPERNLARTGWVLPVCSKEKACGQSVLVGKQGAAVLPNS; this comes from the exons ATGTCCCAATGGTGGGGTTACATCTCTAATGAGGGAAGGTGGTGGACACCTTGTTTTTCAGACAGGGGCATGTCTCGAGCCCAGCCCCCAGGAAGAGCAGCGAAAGCATCCACTTTGAGTCATTACCTGGGCAGGGCTCGGCGCGCAGCTGTCGGTCTGAGCTGGGGAGAGAGGAAGCAAACAGGTGACTGTGGGTCCTCGGCACAGCTGCAGGATGCCAGGCAAG GCTCCGTGCAGGTGACACACAGGAAGGTGCAGTCGGTCCAGGCAGGCGGGAACGTGACTTTCTCGTGCAAGCTGACCACAAATGAGGACGTGATACAAGTGACCTGGCAGAAGGAAATAGATGGGGCCGAAGGCAACATAGCAACTTACAGTACCATCAATGGCCAGAAGATAGCAAAGGACTATGACAGCCACGTGAGCTTCGCAGACAGCGGGCTGCAGACTTCGGCCATCTCCCTTCACAGGGTCACCTTGCAAGACGAAGGATGCTACAGGTGCATCTTCAACACCTTTCCCTCGGGGGCCATCACAGGCAGGATGTGCCTCAAGGTTTACG CCATCTCAGACCCCAAAGTGGAAGCCAAGTTTATTCCCAGTCCAGACATAGCTGAAGACTCCAAGAAAGTGGTGGGGATGAGCTGCTCAGCAACAGGGAAGCCAGCTCCAAAAATCTACTGGCGCCTTCCCAGCATCCTGCTGCAGAAACCAAGGGAATACCACGTCAGGCTTGGAAACCAGACCGTCACTGTCATCAGCAACTTCACCCACACTGACTCCAAAATCATCCAGGAGTACCCCATCGCCTGTGTGATCCAGCACCCATCTCTGAATGTGACCCTGGACCTGCCCATGGACAGCCTGGCACAGG GTCAGGACAGCTCCATGGCACCATCTGTGGCCATTGTCATGGGAGTGATGGTCCCTCTGATTTCCCTCCTTCTCCTCGCCTGCTTCCTTTGCTGCTGCCTGAGACACCTACATGACCCGGAGAGAAACCTGGCCCGGACTGGCTGG
- the LOC101798037 gene encoding OX-2 membrane glycoprotein isoform X3 has protein sequence MWSAVKKKSECLATEKSHDETKGSVQVTHRKVQSVQAGGNVTFSCKLTTNEDVIQVTWQKEIDGAEGNIATYSTINGQKIAKDYDSHVSFADSGLQTSAISLHRVTLQDEGCYRCIFNTFPSGAITGRMCLKVYAISDPKVEAKFIPSPDIAEDSKKVVGMSCSATGKPAPKIYWRLPSILLQKPREYHVRLGNQTVTVISNFTHTDSKIIQEYPIACVIQHPSLNVTLDLPMDSLAQGQDSSMAPSVAIVMGVMVPLISLLLLACFLCCCLRHLHDPERNLARTGWVLPVCSKEKACGQSVLVGKQGAAVLPNS, from the exons ATGTGGAGTGCTGTCAAGAAGAAATCAGAGTGCTTGGCCACTGAGAAAAGTCACGATGAAACAAAAG GCTCCGTGCAGGTGACACACAGGAAGGTGCAGTCGGTCCAGGCAGGCGGGAACGTGACTTTCTCGTGCAAGCTGACCACAAATGAGGACGTGATACAAGTGACCTGGCAGAAGGAAATAGATGGGGCCGAAGGCAACATAGCAACTTACAGTACCATCAATGGCCAGAAGATAGCAAAGGACTATGACAGCCACGTGAGCTTCGCAGACAGCGGGCTGCAGACTTCGGCCATCTCCCTTCACAGGGTCACCTTGCAAGACGAAGGATGCTACAGGTGCATCTTCAACACCTTTCCCTCGGGGGCCATCACAGGCAGGATGTGCCTCAAGGTTTACG CCATCTCAGACCCCAAAGTGGAAGCCAAGTTTATTCCCAGTCCAGACATAGCTGAAGACTCCAAGAAAGTGGTGGGGATGAGCTGCTCAGCAACAGGGAAGCCAGCTCCAAAAATCTACTGGCGCCTTCCCAGCATCCTGCTGCAGAAACCAAGGGAATACCACGTCAGGCTTGGAAACCAGACCGTCACTGTCATCAGCAACTTCACCCACACTGACTCCAAAATCATCCAGGAGTACCCCATCGCCTGTGTGATCCAGCACCCATCTCTGAATGTGACCCTGGACCTGCCCATGGACAGCCTGGCACAGG GTCAGGACAGCTCCATGGCACCATCTGTGGCCATTGTCATGGGAGTGATGGTCCCTCTGATTTCCCTCCTTCTCCTCGCCTGCTTCCTTTGCTGCTGCCTGAGACACCTACATGACCCGGAGAGAAACCTGGCCCGGACTGGCTGG
- the LOC101798037 gene encoding OX-2 membrane glycoprotein isoform X2 produces MDQSVARWSRGRTAETMAICLLLCSLWSLASGSVQVTHRKVQSVQAGGNVTFSCKLTTNEDVIQVTWQKEIDGAEGNIATYSTINGQKIAKDYDSHVSFADSGLQTSAISLHRVTLQDEGCYRCIFNTFPSGAITGRMCLKVYAISDPKVEAKFIPSPDIAEDSKKVVGMSCSATGKPAPKIYWRLPSILLQKPREYHVRLGNQTVTVISNFTHTDSKIIQEYPIACVIQHPSLNVTLDLPMDSLAQGQDSSMAPSVAIVMGVMVPLISLLLLACFLCCCLRHLHDPERNLARTGWVLPVCSKEKACGQSVLVGKQGAAVLPNS; encoded by the exons ATGGATCAGTCGGTCGCTCGCTGGTCTCGGGGACGCACAGCTGAAACGATGGCCATctgcctgctcctctgcagccTCTGGAGCCTCGCCTCAG GCTCCGTGCAGGTGACACACAGGAAGGTGCAGTCGGTCCAGGCAGGCGGGAACGTGACTTTCTCGTGCAAGCTGACCACAAATGAGGACGTGATACAAGTGACCTGGCAGAAGGAAATAGATGGGGCCGAAGGCAACATAGCAACTTACAGTACCATCAATGGCCAGAAGATAGCAAAGGACTATGACAGCCACGTGAGCTTCGCAGACAGCGGGCTGCAGACTTCGGCCATCTCCCTTCACAGGGTCACCTTGCAAGACGAAGGATGCTACAGGTGCATCTTCAACACCTTTCCCTCGGGGGCCATCACAGGCAGGATGTGCCTCAAGGTTTACG CCATCTCAGACCCCAAAGTGGAAGCCAAGTTTATTCCCAGTCCAGACATAGCTGAAGACTCCAAGAAAGTGGTGGGGATGAGCTGCTCAGCAACAGGGAAGCCAGCTCCAAAAATCTACTGGCGCCTTCCCAGCATCCTGCTGCAGAAACCAAGGGAATACCACGTCAGGCTTGGAAACCAGACCGTCACTGTCATCAGCAACTTCACCCACACTGACTCCAAAATCATCCAGGAGTACCCCATCGCCTGTGTGATCCAGCACCCATCTCTGAATGTGACCCTGGACCTGCCCATGGACAGCCTGGCACAGG GTCAGGACAGCTCCATGGCACCATCTGTGGCCATTGTCATGGGAGTGATGGTCCCTCTGATTTCCCTCCTTCTCCTCGCCTGCTTCCTTTGCTGCTGCCTGAGACACCTACATGACCCGGAGAGAAACCTGGCCCGGACTGGCTGG